A genomic region of Manihot esculenta cultivar AM560-2 chromosome 15, M.esculenta_v8, whole genome shotgun sequence contains the following coding sequences:
- the LOC110602225 gene encoding uncharacterized protein At3g27210, translating to MGSCASVHHKSTQESAIKLGVSFGSKRDNLVIPESPFKDKHVNGDPPIKTLDDYGSKDETFFDSQPWLESDCEDDFFSVNGEFTPSRGSTPIHHNFFMGTPKINKTPLEDRPPGSIPEPSPTGKKKRLSELFKESLQEESVADDLHNSEKRDTPAVKKEVKPTILDVLPKSPSSTPYISGANSVCSSERTANGDGLLEREKSIKSAQCCLPSLISCRSFGERKKKTSPARALAVNDKA from the exons ATGGGTTCTTGCGCTTCTGTCCATCACAAGAGCACCCAAGAATCCGCCATTAAACTAGGAGTGTCGTTTGGGTCTAAAAGGGACAATCTTGTGATTCCAGAATCACCCTTCAAGGATAAACACGTCAATGGTGACCCTCCAATCAAGACTCTTGACGACTATG GCAGCAAAGATGAGACCTTTTTTGATTCCCAACCCTGGTTAGAATCAGATTGCGAAGATGATTTCTTCAGTGTCAATGGTG AATTTACCCCATCCCGTGGCAGTACTCCAATTCATCATAACTTTTTCATGGGGACCCCCAAAATCAACAAAACCCCTCTGGAAGACAGGCCTCCTGGTTCTATACCTGAACCATCCCCGACAGGTAAGAAGAAGAGATTATCTGAACTGTTCAAAGAGAGTCTGCAAGAAGAATCAGTAGCTGATGACCTACATAACTCTGAGAAGCGGGATACTCCCGCTGTGAAGAAAGAAGTCAAGCCAACCATTCTTGATGTTCTTCCCAAATCTCCTTCTAGCACACCTTATATCTCTGGAGCTAACAGTGTCTGCAGCAGTGAAAGGACTGCTAATGGAGACGGCTTACTTGAGAGGGAGAAATCAATAAAATCTGCACAATGTTGCCTCCCGAGCTTGATTTCTTGCCGTAGTTTTGgtgagaggaagaagaagacgaGTCCAGCTCGAGCTTTAGCTGTAAATGATAAAGCCTAA